The sequence GACTACTCGAAGTAGACGGCGACAAATGCTACAACGCCGCCGCGCTGATTGGGCCGCAGGGACTGGTGGGCAAATACCGTAAAAATCACCTGCCGTTCCTCGGTGTCGACCGCTTCGTAGACCCCGGGGACAGGCCGTTCCAGGTGCACCAGACACCGGTCGGCAACATCGGGATGCACATCTGCTACGATTGCAACTTCCCGGAAAGCTCCCGTATCATGGCATTACAGGGCGCTGATATCCTCGCCCTGCCTACCAACTGGCCCGGGACCCGGGACCATATCCCGAAGTACGTCATCAATACCCGCGCCCTGGAGAACAAGGTCCACGTGGTCGCTGTGGACCGTGTCGGCGTCGAGCGCGGCGTCAGGTTCCTCGGCCGGAGCAAGATTGCCAACGCCTGGGGAGACACGCTTGCCAGCGGCAGCGCCAGGAAGGAAGAGATACTCTACGGCGAAGTCAGCCTGGCACAGGCCAGACAGAAACGTCTCGTAGTCAAGCCGGGCGAGTTCGAGGTGGACTTTATCCGCGACCGCCGCCCGGAGCTATACGGTGACCTCACCCGACCCGACGCCTATCAACCACCAGCCTGAAGCTATTCCGCTAGCGTCCCTTCCAGTTTGGCGGTCGTTTTTCGCTGAAAGCCTTTGGCCCTTCCACGAAGTCTTCGGACTGTGCCATCTGCTGAGACATGAGAAAACCATGGTTCAGGGCAACCCCGAGCGTCATATCCTGGCCTTTCATAGCCGCCTCTTTGGATGAGCGAATCGACAGTGGTGCACAGCGCAAGATGTCATTTGCCCAGCTATCTACACATGTCCATAACTCGCTGAGAGGGACTACTTCATTTACCAGCCCGATGCGGTATGCTTCGTCAGCAGTGATGTGTCGGGCCGTGAGTATCATTCCCATCGCTACTTTCAGTGGTAGCTGTCGTGGCAGCCGATGAAGACCACCCGCACCGGCATTAAGACCCACGGTTGGCTCCGGAAGCCCGAAGCGAGCGTGGTCGGCGGCAATGATGATATCGCAGGCAAGGGCCATCTCCAGCCCTCCCCCCAGGCAGTAACCGTTGACGGCGGCAATCATGGGTTTGAAGCAATCAAAACGATTGGTAATTCCCCCAAAGCCACCCGGTGGTGACGGAATCCTGGGCTCGTTCTTCCCCGCCTGTTCAGCCT is a genomic window of Dehalococcoidales bacterium containing:
- a CDS encoding carbon-nitrogen hydrolase family protein is translated as LLEVDGDKCYNAAALIGPQGLVGKYRKNHLPFLGVDRFVDPGDRPFQVHQTPVGNIGMHICYDCNFPESSRIMALQGADILALPTNWPGTRDHIPKYVINTRALENKVHVVAVDRVGVERGVRFLGRSKIANAWGDTLASGSARKEEILYGEVSLAQARQKRLVVKPGEFEVDFIRDRRPELYGDLTRPDAYQPPA
- a CDS encoding enoyl-CoA hydratase-related protein is translated as MAYKYLIYKKDADRHIAYVTINRPERMNALHPPAHPEFWEVWSDFRDDPEMWLGILTGAGEKAFSAGNDLRYQAEQAGKNEPRIPSPPGGFGGITNRFDCFKPMIAAVNGYCLGGGLEMALACDIIIAADHARFGLPEPTVGLNAGAGGLHRLPRQLPLKVAMGMILTARHITADEAYRIGLVNEVVPLSELWTCVDSWANDILRCAPLSIRSSKEAAMKGQDMTLGVALNHGFLMSQQMAQSEDFVEGPKAFSEKRPPNWKGR